The region ctatgaatgggggggatatggaccatgtgctgggaatgGGGGATATGGATCATGCGTTGGGAATTGGGGATATGGACTGCATGCTGGGAATGGGAGATATGGACTGTATGCTGGGAATGGGGGGCtatggaccatgtgctgggaatgGGGGGCTATGGACCGTGTGCTGGGAATGGGGGGATATGGACCGTATgctgggaatggggggggggggatatggacCGCGTGCTGGGAATGGGGGACATGGAGTGTATGCTGGGAATGGGGGAATATGGATCGTGTGCTGGGAATggggggatatggatcatgttagcattcatttcaaaaggtctagaatataagagcaaggatgtgatgctgagaatttataaggcactggtgaggcctcaccttgagtattgtgaacagttttgggctcctcatcttagaaaagatgaagtttcacaaggatgattccaggaacgaaagggttatcatacgaagaacgtttgatggctctgggtctgtactcatcagaattcagaaggatgaggggggatctcattgaaacctttcgaatgttaaaaggcatcgacaggagttgatgtggaaaggatgtttcccatggtgggagagtctaggacaagagggcacaggctcaggatagagggacaccctttcaaaacagagatgcggagaaatttctttagccaaagagtggttaatttgtggaatttgttgccacatgcagctgtggaggtcaggtcgttgggtgtatttaaggcagagattgatgggttcttgattggacacagcagcaaaggttatggggagaaggccgggaactgggattgaggaggagattgaaaaaaggatcagcccatgattgaatggcggagcagactcgatgggccaaatggcctatttctgcccctatgtctaatGGAGATCCCCATTTGTGAAAGTGCATCAGTCAGGTTGGTTGCTTACGTTCGCATCGAGCTTCATTCATTAGCGAACTGCCGCTGACAACAATCGCTCGCTCCTGTTTGTCATCCGCCAACTCTCAGCCCACGGAAGAGCAGCTGCCCCCAACTCTCTGATGATCAATCGCCTGACGATGCCCTCACCAAGCCCCCGGCCCCCGGCGACCCTGGGCAACCTCACCAACCCCACCCCATCCATTCTACCAGTCACAATCTCAAAATACTCCAACAGGTTAACCAATCACAAATCCACGCCGATTCCGCTCTGTAGTTTCAGAAGATGACGGGATCAGTTAGCATGACCGCCCGCAGAAACCTGCTTCGGGGAAACAACTGGTATCGTCTCCAAACCGAGAGTCTGGTACGTCCCGTCTCCGGACCCGGGGGGAGGAGGCGCGACCGGCTCGGGACAGGAACAGCAAGCGCGGAAAGCGGACCGGGATTCTTCGCTGTTTTACAGAATATTTAATGGCTTCTGATTAGAGTTGTTCGATTATTCAGAGAGTAAATTATTTCGGTTTCCATAGAAACCGATTCCTGAGTCGCTCTTCCTTTTCAGAAATGAGTCAAGATTGTGGAAGCCTGGTTAACGTCGGCCATTCGGTTTTGTCACTCATGGGGGCCGTCTCCCGTCTCCAGCAACAGGATGAGGTCAGGGCAAGCGCGCAGACAGATCTGCTTACAGATCCCGGCTTAACCCGCTGCCTTCACCAGCTCCTTAATCTATCTAGACCGAGAAGGCGAAAGCTGGCAGATTCTGAGCCAGTGTCCCTGGAAATGTGTCCGTAACGCAGGCTCGGGGCGTCACCTCCTCCTACCGCAGGACGGGGAGCGCGGCCGGGGCAACACTGATGGGCGAGGTTTAAATCTCCAGCGCTGGGCACCGACCCGTGAACTTGGCGGAGCCAGGATGTACCCGGGTCGCAGGAGAAGGCTGAGTTGGAACCGGGTGGTCTTCCTGCTCTCGGCGCTGACCATTTGCTCCCTGGCCCGCTTCCCCATCGGAACCTGGTCCGATTCAGCACCTTGGAGAGCGAAGACCGGAGAGAGCCTTTTCTCTTACGGCCGGAGATTGCTTGAAGTCACGGGACCTGGCAGCGCCCGCACGGTACACCCCCGGCCCGGGAACCCCAACACCGGACACCCCGAGACCGGGAACCCCAATACCGGACACCCCGAGACCGGGAACCCCAACACCGGACTCCCTAGGGCCGGGAACCCCAACACCGGACACCCCGAGATCGGAAACCCCAACACCGGACTCCCTAGGGCCGGGAACCCCAACATCGGACACCCCGCGACATGGAGCCCCAATACCGGACACACCGAGACCGGGAACCCCAATACCGCACACGCCGAGACCGGGAGCCCCAACACCGGACACCCCGAGATCGGGAACCCAAACACCGGACTCCCTAGGGCCGGGAACTCCAACACCGGATACCCCGAGACCGGGAGCCCCAATACCGGACACACCGAGACCAGGAACCCCAATACCGCACACTCCGAGACCGGGAGCCCCAACACCGGACACCCCGAGATCGGGAACCCCAACACCGGACTCCCTAGGGCCGGGAACTCCAACACCGGATACCCCGAGACTGGGATCCCCAATACCGGACTCCATGTGGCCGGGAATCCCAATACCGGATACCCCAAGACCGGGAACCCCAGTACTGGACACCTCAAGACCGGTAACCCCTTCACCGCACACTCCAGGACCGGCAATCCTTTCACCAGACACCCTGGGACAGGGAGACCCCTTTCTGGGGTTCTCGGAACCAGGAACCCCAATACCAGCTTTCCAGGACGAAGAAACCCTAATACAGAAGTTCTCGGGAGCGGGCAGCCCGGGTCCACTTTAACCAGAGTCCCGGAACTATGGCCCCATTCAACCGCGGCTCCGTCTAACCAGACCAGCGCCGCCGGCAGAACGAGCGGGATGGAGAGAGAACCGGCGGCGTCGGAGAAGCCCCGACTGAGAGGATGCATTCTTGTGGGTAACGAGATCGTCCCTGCTCCCGGGACCGCTGCCCCAGACGGCGGGGAAGCGGACAGGGACGACGAGTCGGGTAGCAGTCGGGAGCCGCCGCTCGGCCACACCAAGGGCGAGTACCCGGTGGACGTGTTCAGCGTGGAGGAGCGGCGCCGGGGCTGGGTGCTGCTCCACGTGCTCGGTATGGTGTACATGTTCATCGCTCTGGCGCTGGTGTGCGACGAGTTCTTTGTGCCGTCGCTGGGGACGATCACGGAGCGCCTGAAGATCTCGGACGACGTAGCGGGAGCCACCTTCATGGCGGCGGGGGGCTCGGCCCCCGAGCTCTTCACCTCCCTCATCGGGGTCTTCATCGCCCACAGCAACGTGGGCATCGGCACCATCGTGGGGTCAGCCGTCTTCAACATCCTCTTCGTGATCGGCATGTGCGCCGTCTTCTCCCGCGAGATCCTGCACCTCACCTGGTGGCCGCTCTTCCGCGACGTCTCCTTCTACATCCTCGACCTGATGCTGCTCATCGTCTTCTTCCTGGACAACGTGATCCGCTGGTGGGAGAGCCTCTGCCTGCTGGCCGGATACCTGGCCTACGTCGGCTTCATGAAGTACAACGGCACCATCGAGATTTGGTTCAAGCGGCTGCTCACCAGCAACACCAGCGTGGTGAAGGTCATGTCCGCGCTCCACGGCGCCAAGGTGAGTGAGAGACCCACCTCGCCCCGGAGCGCCCGTCCCTCCTCTCCCAACACCGGCCACCCCACAGCCCGCACCCCGCTCCGCGACCCCCGCCTCCGCGCCCCTCGCTCTACCCCCGCTCCGCGCACTCCTCCCCGCCCCCGAGTGAGTATCAGCGGGAGTGACGGTGAGGGTGCGACTGAGTGTGTGAGGGTGCATGTGGGATAGAgtgtgagtgtgggtgagagagaatgagggtgagagtgtgtgagagtgagaatgagtgagtgagagagtgatagTGGATGAGAGTGAGAGGAGTGCGACTGAGtgggtgagagtgagagtgggagtgagtgAGAGTcaaagtgagagtgagagtgagagtgggagtgggagtgagTGAGAGTCAGAGTGAGATTGAGAGTGAGGGTAAGAGTGATAATggatgagagtgagtgagagaagtGAGATTGCGTGTGATAGTAGATAAGAGtgggagtgagagtgagtgagtgagcgtgagagtgagagtgggtaagtgtgtgagtgtgagtgtgtgtgtagaaTAGGAACTGAGGGACTGGGCCAGAAcaggacagagacagggattacTCAAGTATTTCAGAAATAAATAGGCGTAGCTTGGGCCGGATCAGGTCCCTATCTTTGATCTGGAGAGTGAGTGTAGAGTTGGGGGCGGGGTGTTGGGGGAGACGTTCAGTGTGAGACAGGTTCAGCCAGGAGAGTGTGTAGTAGCGTGAGATGGGGTGGGTCGCGATCAGTGAGGACTCTCAGCCCCCACAGCTAAGAGGTGATGTTGACAGGACTTCCATGGTGAAGTGGGCCATTTGGGCAACATGGCAGATGGTATCATTGATGCCCCACACAAACTACAGGGGCAGCCCTGAGCTTCTAGTTCCCTCTCCATCCCcagttccccctccatccccagttccctctccatcccacattccctccccatccccattccctccccatcccccattcCCCCTCCATCCCACGTTCCCCCTCCATTCCAATGTTACTCTGACCTTTTTATTTTGTAGCCCCCTGCACTATCCAGTGAATCTCAGtcttgaggaacaacaccttctctTCCATCCAAGCATGCCTTGGGACTAAATGATGGATTTAGTTCTCAGATAACTCACTTTTTTGGTCTATATCTGGACTGGCCAGGTTCGCCATAAGGTCCCCATTATAATACTGGCTGTTTTTCACACTGCCCAACCTGCTGGACATAGCCAGCAGTCTCCTGGAAATGACAATCACAAAAGCaaggagatgctggaaataaacAGGGAAAATTATGAAAACGCAGAGTCTGTGCAAGGAAAAATAGACCCCATGTTTCCCATCATCAGAATAGGGAAAACAAGGAAAGAAGGCCAGTTGAGATTTGGTCTCCCGTCCCAAGGGCTTTCAATCAGAAACATAGACTCAGtgtctctctccacaaatgctgcttgacctgctgagtgtttcggTGTTTATTTCGCACAGTTATGTTGCTTTATCAATGCAGAATTCTGCTCAATTCACTCTCCTGTTCAGCCACATGTCCATTCTTGCTTGTCTAAACGTCAGCACTATGCTTTAGTTCTCAGAACTTTACTTCCTAAGATGTGGAGCTACATTTTGTCTTGGAGATATGTGCTGGAGACCAATATGCCCCTCCAGGTGGGTTTGGGAATTTCTCCCCCTCTTACCCAATCTCCATGTCATCCATTCACTAGACTCCATCAATGAACTCTTGCCTGAATCTGTCCACCTATTCATTCTCCTTTAAACTTCTGTACTGAAGAATGGTGGGTGa is a window of Mobula birostris isolate sMobBir1 chromosome 14, sMobBir1.hap1, whole genome shotgun sequence DNA encoding:
- the slc24a1 gene encoding sodium/potassium/calcium exchanger 1, with the translated sequence MYPGRRRRLSWNRVVFLLSALTICSLARFPIGTWSDSAPWRAKTGESLFSYGRRLLEVTGPGSARTVHPRPGNPNTGHPETGNPNTGHPETGNPNTGLPRAGNPNTGHPEIGNPNTGLPRAGNPNIGHPATWSPNTGHTETGNPNTAHAETGSPNTGHPEIGNPNTGLPRAGNSNTGYPETGSPNTGHTETRNPNTAHSETGSPNTGHPEIGNPNTGLPRAGNSNTGYPETGIPNTGLHVAGNPNTGYPKTGNPSTGHLKTGNPFTAHSRTGNPFTRHPGTGRPLSGVLGTRNPNTSFPGRRNPNTEVLGSGQPGSTLTRVPELWPHSTAAPSNQTSAAGRTSGMEREPAASEKPRLRGCILVGNEIVPAPGTAAPDGGEADRDDESGSSREPPLGHTKGEYPVDVFSVEERRRGWVLLHVLGMVYMFIALALVCDEFFVPSLGTITERLKISDDVAGATFMAAGGSAPELFTSLIGVFIAHSNVGIGTIVGSAVFNILFVIGMCAVFSREILHLTWWPLFRDVSFYILDLMLLIVFFLDNVIRWWESLCLLAGYLAYVGFMKYNGTIEIWFKRLLTSNTSVVKVIHVQEAIQEKAGSLGRKTKSNDSEPTAEEVTDNNRLKPKAVLMRGGSTPSLHNSTLRNTIFQLMINTLDPLTEEMITDRSVKASVSREQRVKFKQKAEVMNSMAKGRASRKAEQETRMKGGETEKTDLPNTVNVQVTPPSEPAATSPPGDKDDANPSQDPNEDQTGEDDGGDSSDGGSDGSDDDDDSDDSDDDSDDDEDEDEEESNDDEPLSLEWPETRRKQITYLCLLPIVFPLWLTVPDVRNPASKKYFIGTFFGSILWIGAFSYLMVWWAHQVGETIGISEEIMGLTILAAGTSIPDLITSVIVARKGLGDMAVSSSVGSNIFDITVGLPVPWLLYTTFNHFQPVPVSSNGLFCAIVLLFLMLLFVIISIGLSKWKMNKILGFIMFCLYFMFLIISVMLEDRIIVCPVSI